CTTCGCGCCATCCAGACGGACATCCTGCTTTTGCGGGATCGTCAGCACCAGTTCAGCGGCAATGTTCGGCACGATGAAGTAGGTAACGTCCAGTTCCGGAATCCACTTGTTGTTGACGCTGATCCGATCAGATGCGCCCACACCGCCAACCGGGTCGGACTTGTTGTCCATGTTCAGGAACGTGCCGCGCAGGCGGATCATCCAGTTGCTCTGCTGTTCGTCGGCGGCCACGGCCGGTGCCGAGAGCGCGCCGATCGTGGCGGCGGTCAGCGCCATGCAGATGGAGGAAACAAGGGTCTTGCGGCGGGGAGAGAGGGTAGTGGTCATGGTCTGAAAGCACTGGACATTGAAAATGTGCGCCCAGTGTGTCCCTTGGTTCCCTTGCAGACCTTGACATAGCACAAGCAAGAATCACCCTGTTATTGAAAGGGGGATTGATCGTCGCCTGTGCGCGACAGATCGCTACAGCTTTGTGCAAACCGCGATCAAGCTTGTGCGGACAGGGCTTCTAACCACATGCGGAATGATTCGTGGCGCCCACGCGGCCTCCGCCGTACGCTGTGCGCACGTGGTTGTGCACCGCGCATGTCGTGGGCGTCCGAGAGGACGTCTTTCGCGGTGTGCCCTCTGGGGGGAGGGCACACCGGTTTTCTCGGATGCAGGGCATCCGCCAGTCATCAGGCCGCCCTGGCCTCCACGGCTTCCGACATGTCGCGGGTTTGCAGATGGCGATTGATACCGGAGACCACGGCCTTCAGTGACGCTGTGACGATACTGGGATCGACGCCCGCGCCGAAGCCCGTGATCGAGCCCGCGACGCGCACTTCCACATAGCAAGCCGCGTTGGCATCGGCGCCGGTGGTCATGGCGTGCTCGTGATAGTCCATCACACGCACCGCCACGCCCAGGCCGCGCGTGAACGCATCCACTGCCGCATCGATCGGACCATTGCCCGTGCCACGCATGCGCATCGGACGACCATCGCGCACGATATCGATCTCCACTTCCGCGGCGGCGTCGCTGGCCGATACCATGCGATGCGATACGTAGCGCAGTGGCGCCTCGACGTCGAGATACTCGCGGCGGAACAGTGCGTAGAGATCCGCGGCACTGGCCTCGAGCCCGGTTTCATCGGTCATGGCTTGCACCGCCCGACTGAACTCGATCTGCAGGCGGCGCGGCATGTAGATGCCGTGCATCTGTTCGAGCAGATAGGCCATGCCGCCCTTGCCGGACTGGCTGTTCACACGGATCACCGCGTCATAGCTGCGGCCGAGATCGGCCGGATCGATCGGCAGGTAAGGCACTTCCCAGATCGCGTCGTCCTTCTGCTGGGCGAATCCCTTGCGGATCGCGTCCTGATGGGAACCCGAGAATGCCGTGAAGACCAGATCGCCCACGTACGGATGACGCGGGTGCACAGGCAACTGATTGCAGTGCTCGACGCACTGGCGCACTTCGTCGATATCGGAGAAGTCCAGTTGCGGGTCCACGCCCTGTGTGTACAGGTTCAGCGCCAGCGTGACCAGATCCACATTGCCGGTGCGCTCGCCGTTGCCGAACAGACAGCCTTCCACGCGATCGGCACCGGCCATCACGGCCAGTTCCGCCGCGGCCACGGCAGTGCCACGATCGTTGTGCGGATGCACCGACAGCACGATGTGCTCGCGCCGCGCCAGACGGCGATGCATCCATTCGACCTGGTCCGCGAACACGTTGGTGGTGCTGCATTCCACTGTGGTCGGAAGATTCAGAACCATCGGTCGGTTGGCATCGGGCTCCCACACGGCCGACACCGCGTCCGATACTTCGAGCGAGAAGTCGAGTTCGGCCAGGCTGAAGGTTTCGGGCGAGTACTCGTAGGTCCATGCGGTGTCCGGCATGGCATCGGTCAGTTCACGGATCAGGCGCGTGCCGGAGACGGCCACTTCCTTGATCTCCTCGCGCGATGCATTGAACACGATGCGGCGCCATGCGGGCGCGATCGGGTTGTAGAGATGCACCGTCGCGCGCCTGGCGCCGCGCACGGACTCCACCGTGCGGCGGATCAGGTCATCGCGTGCCTGGGTCAGCACGACGATGTTGACGTCCTCGGGGATGCGATCTTCCTCGATCAGCATCCGCACGAAATCGAAATCGGTCTGCGATGCAGAGGGGAATGCCACTTCGATTTCCTTGAGCCCGATCTTGACGAGTTGCTCGAAGAATCGCAGCTTGCGCGCGCTGTTCATCGGTTCGATCAGCGCCTGGTTGCCGTCGCGCAGATCGGTGCTCATCCAGCGCGGCGCGCGGGTGATCTGGCGCGACGGCCAGGTTCGGTCATGCAAGTCGACGGTGGTGGCGGGGCGATATTTGGTGGATGGATCCTGCAACATGGGCATGGGAAATCTCCTTCCTCGCTAAGGGAAGATGCGACGAATGCGTCAAAAACGGAAAACGGACGGAAAAACGGTGGCGAAAGGCTGCCGAACTGCCACAGGGCTCTAGGCCCGGCAACCGATCGGTAGGCTTAGCAGTAGCGAGGAAGCGCCCAGGGCGCGGCACGACAGCAGGCCCGCGACGCACGCGCGCACGGCGGCATCGATGCGCGAGGCATCGGCGGCGTGGCGGAGGTTGAGTGCGGTAGCGGTCATCGTGCTGGGAAATGTGTCACAGCGGTTGCGCGACTCAAGGAGCGTAGTGCAGAACACGGGCTGGCGTCAACCTGGAATCGGGCGCGGATCCGCCTGGATGTGCCCTGCATCGGTGCGATTTGGAGCCGTCATGGCCGTTGCGTCTTACGACAAAGGGATGAAACGCGCCCCTTGTGTTGGTTCGCACTCAATCCTCTGGCCGGTATTGCATCCGCCGCATCGCGCCTAGTCTGATTCTGGGAACGGGCCCAAAACTACAAGAGGGGATCATCATGCGGACACGTACGTGGACCACATGGCTCGCCTGTGCGGCGATCGCCATGCTGATGGTGGCATGCGGCGGCGGAGGCGGTAGTTCGGGCTCGGGATCGGCGCCATCCGGCGGCGCGGGCAGTGGCGGTAGCGCCGGCAGCGGCGGCTCCGGCGCGGTGGCGACGTCCTATACGCTGGTGTTGAACCAGACCTCCGGCAAGGTCGCGGTAGGCGACACGATGCCGCTGACTGCGTCAGTCGTTGACAATCTTGGCAATGACGTTACCGGTTCGACCACATTTGCCTGGTCGACCATCAACTCCTCCATCGCCGTCGTGGCGAACGCATCGGTACCGGGCGGCGCGGTGGTGACCGGCGTGGGTCTGGGTATCGCCAACATCAGCGTGGTGGCGACCGTGACCGGCGCCAATAATGCGACGACCGTGCTGCCACAGGCATCGACGACGATTACGGTGGTTGCGCCGGGCAGCAGGACGTACAGCCTTGCGCTGCCGTACCCATCGCTTTCGATGACGGACGGACAGACCCTGCGCGTGACGGCATCCCTGATCGACAGCGACGGCGCGGATCGCTCCGCCAGCGCCACCGGATGGACCTGGCGCAGCACCACGTCGGCGGTGCAGGCCGCAGGCGTGGCCAATGTCGGCGTGCTGCTTGGCGTCAATGGGGGCAGCACCGTCGCGCTGTCGGTGGTCAGCGTCCAGGTCACGGCGCCGGATGGCAGCACCCTGACCGGCGCTTTCCCGGTGTCGGTGTTCCCGACCGGGGTGTCGAGCTTCCGGCTCGTGCTGTCGCAGAACGGCTCGCAGATCAATGCGCTGAACGTGCTCAACGGCTTCCCGCAGACGTACCTCTCACAGGTGGTGCGTAGCGATGGAAACGATTCGACCCCGG
This genomic interval from Cupriavidus metallidurans CH34 contains the following:
- the leuA gene encoding 2-isopropylmalate synthase yields the protein MLQDPSTKYRPATTVDLHDRTWPSRQITRAPRWMSTDLRDGNQALIEPMNSARKLRFFEQLVKIGLKEIEVAFPSASQTDFDFVRMLIEEDRIPEDVNIVVLTQARDDLIRRTVESVRGARRATVHLYNPIAPAWRRIVFNASREEIKEVAVSGTRLIRELTDAMPDTAWTYEYSPETFSLAELDFSLEVSDAVSAVWEPDANRPMVLNLPTTVECSTTNVFADQVEWMHRRLARREHIVLSVHPHNDRGTAVAAAELAVMAGADRVEGCLFGNGERTGNVDLVTLALNLYTQGVDPQLDFSDIDEVRQCVEHCNQLPVHPRHPYVGDLVFTAFSGSHQDAIRKGFAQQKDDAIWEVPYLPIDPADLGRSYDAVIRVNSQSGKGGMAYLLEQMHGIYMPRRLQIEFSRAVQAMTDETGLEASAADLYALFRREYLDVEAPLRYVSHRMVSASDAAAEVEIDIVRDGRPMRMRGTGNGPIDAAVDAFTRGLGVAVRVMDYHEHAMTTGADANAACYVEVRVAGSITGFGAGVDPSIVTASLKAVVSGINRHLQTRDMSEAVEARAA